The proteins below are encoded in one region of Zonotrichia leucophrys gambelii isolate GWCS_2022_RI unplaced genomic scaffold, RI_Zleu_2.0 Scaffold_275_69023, whole genome shotgun sequence:
- the LOC135441392 gene encoding olfactory receptor 14J1-like: MSNSSSISHFLLLALADTRQLQLLHFCLLLGISLAALLGNGLIISAVACSSHLHTPMFFFLLNLALTDLGSICTTVPKAMHNSLWDTRNISFSGCAAQVFFFVFCALTEYYLLTIMCYDRYVSICKPLHYGTLLGSRACAHMAAAAWATGFLNALLHTANTFSLPLCHGNALGQFFCEIPQILKLSCSKSYLMELGLLVVTSSLSLCCFVFIVFSYVQIFRAVLRFPSEQGKHKAFSTCLPHLAVVSLFISTGTFSYLKPPSFSTKSLDLVVSVLYSVVPPALNPLIYSLRNQELKTAVWRLMTGWFQKH, encoded by the coding sequence atgtccaacagcagctccatcagccacttcctcctgctggcattggcagacacgcggcagctgcagctcctgcacttctgcctcttgctgggcatctccctggctgccctcctgggcaacggcctcatcatcagcgccgtagcctgcagcagccacctgcacacacccatgttcttcttcctgctcaacctggccctcactgacctgggctccatctgcaccactgtccccaaagccatgcacaattccctctgggacacccgGAACATCTCCttctcaggatgtgctgctcaagtctttttttttgttttctgtgctctaACAGAGTACTATCTtctgaccatcatgtgctatgaccgctacgtgtccatctgcaaacccctgcactacgggaccctcctgggcagcagagcttgtgcccacatggcagcagctgcctgggccactggctttctcaatgctctgctgcacacggccaatacattttccctgcccctgtgccatggcaatgccctaggccagttcttctgtgaaattccCCAGATCCTCAaactctcctgctccaaatcctatCTAATGGAACTTGGACTTCTTGTGGTTACTAGCAGTTTATCattgtgttgttttgtgttcatagttttctcctatgtgcagatcttcagggctgtgctgaggttcccctcagagcagggaaaacacaaagccttttccacctgtctccctcacctggccgtggtctcCCTATTCATCAGCACTGGCACGTTttcctacctgaagcccccctcctTCTCTACCAAATCCCTGGATCTGGTggtgtcagttctgtactcggtggtgcctccagccctgaaccctcTCATCTACAGCCTtaggaaccaggagctcaagactgcagtgtggagactgatgactggatggtttCAAAAACATTGA